The sequence below is a genomic window from Paramisgurnus dabryanus chromosome 4, PD_genome_1.1, whole genome shotgun sequence.
ctgagcagacgtacgcactttcgCTTGTCCGATTGCCGCAGGTTTTTGGCAAATAAGCTATTCTTGCTGCTCGAAAAtgtgtttaaacattgacaagcgctcttttatatgtctagGACATTAATttggcatcgtttaaaggcggaggtctgaaactgctcagctgcgcacaagttcaagatcaTTTTGCGATTTATAATTTTCACATCTAAAAGAAAGGGGTCTGTGCATTTTATGTGCGTAAGTttggtttatgaatcacacgtacgcatttttgattAATGAGCCTAatatcaaatgtaggatggtttctacgcagaattttataaatgaggcccctggacaTGGTTTTAATTTTgttacaatttataaaaaataaaaaataatccaGAAGTTTTTCCCAAATTCAATGTCATTttgaataaattaaattaaataatcatCAATAAGCACAAACAAGAATAGTAAATATTATTACGTTATGTTTACTGTTATGTTCTTAGTTAAGGTGGCAGTCTAGGAGTTGAATTTTTGGGTAACAGCAAGTTGAAAAAGTGATAATGTTTGACCAGGCAAGAGTCACTGAACACAaaaaggtaaactgagaagtattttatttgtattgaacTCTTTTTTCAGTTAAACCTAAGATAAGGAGGCAAACAAAAATTCAGGAGGGGGAAAGCCCAAATTAACAAACAAAATTGACCCTCTGTCTAGTTAAATATGTAACTGCTAAACTAACAACAGAAAATGAAAGTAGCAGCAAAAGTATACTCTACCTCCCTGACAAGGGGAAAAACAGGAGAAAACATGTTACAAAAAAGGAATGAAGGGGCACCCACCTCCCTAAGGCTTCCAGAAGTAAAGTTCAAGGTGTAAAATAAGAGAAATTCTAAAGGGCTACAACCAGCCAGGCAGTACAAGAATACAACAAAGAGTCAGAATGCTCTAACAACCAGAAAAGTACACGTATGGTGTTTGCAAGGAACATTTAACATGCTTAGGAGGCTGCTCCAAAGTCTCTCTTACTGctggtcttaaagggacacttcacccatttgcattaaaggggtcatatgatgaaaatgttagcattgccactttgtaggtttgagcaaaaatgtgtcgttttgggtgtgttttttaaaatgcaaatgagcggaagaagtgcaaacactgatcacaatgatggtggtttgttgtaattgaaactctattgtgctgtcaagtccaaaaatgtgtcgttttgggtgtgttttttaaaatgcaaatgagcggctgAAGTGCAGATactaatcacaatgatggtggtttgttgtaattcaaactctattgtgctgtcaagtccttcctttctctttctttctctctgcactaaacggcagtgcagtggttggagagttcagattaaggaggcggtattattctaataagatatccttatgacatcataatgaaagccaaatttcaatgacctatttttgctcacacctacaaagtggcaatgctaacattttcatcatatgacccctttaagctttgtatagttagaaccccagacatgtttttgaatggtcatgcatcattttctcagttgccgctgagacaggagaaatacagatttcagtgttgcacttccttctttcaatgatttaaaaatcataattttgcatcattgaaagcaggaagtccaatatctttgttgagggagtgagactacaaacaccccctTTCTCcatcaaataggcaccaaattctaaatgtatgtttaatGTCAACTGCAAATATGACACACTATCAATAAAGATTAAGTTTccacgggtgaaatgctcctttaagtcagtggttttcaatcttgtcctaggggacccactgtcctgcacattttgcatgtctcccttatctaacacacctgattcagatcatcagctcattaagggagagatccatgaacagaactgggtgtgtcagttaagggagacatacaaaatatgcagagctgtgggtcccctaggacaagattaaAAACCACTGCTTTAAGTTGTTTGCACGCTCAGGGCAAATGAGTTCCAGGTGGTGACAGCAATCAgagcattctctctctctcctctttctCACCTGGTGGGAGACACAAAATAGaaactacacacacatacacaatgcCCATAGGTACACAACCACATTAACAATCATAAAGAAAAggaaaaaatgtatatgttcGTGGGAACGtaacaatatttttaaataacacaaaGATTTAAAGGACTAAAAGTCACAACTTTACTAACTTTGTTAAATATTGATAAAGATTTGAGTTTTTACCTGAATTTTTTGACACTAGACAGAAACttgatgatgatggtgatgaAGGTGGTGATGATGAAGCCACAGTCTGAGTGTTGACTGTGTAATGGTAAGATACTGGTGACATTGAGCTGATAGTTGTTGTTGTCTTTGTAGTCGTTGTTATCACAGTTAATAAACCTCCATTATCTAAAACAACATCATTCATAATCACAACACAGATTTATACTGTACAATATGCATTAAATGTGGATTCTTTTCATTTTGAATTACATCCATTTTTTGCCTGTGTgtaacatttatatatacatatatatatattgttgtTTTAGGATATTAGTTATTTTATTAGTTgtgattttccttttttttgctttgaaaaaataagacattcacactttttatttactgtaaagttaACTCTATACCTAAAGATAATGTTTCTTTTTGTTTCTTCTTAAAACAAATGCAGTCGTCAAAGGAGGTTCAAAGGAATTCCACCAGAGAAACCTGAGAGCCGATCGAACGACAATCGCCAGAGACACAGCAGGGGGCACAGACTATAGGTCTCTGATGAAACCACGTTTAAAGATCACAATgagctgtttaaatgtatatatattttatatccctttactgcatgatggtgtatgtgtgatgtaactgtgtgttaacactttagttagattttgttcactgtagcatggttcatatcttagttatgaaattattattcaacgtgatcttaaacccatgtcttgtctagtatcaaattaatctactttttatttcctaatcattgctatgtatcatattaccataagccgcatcaatgtcatgtaatatcgatttgaagagttatggaaacaaacttttatcattatgcaattacgcaaatgtgatgtctgaaagaacaaaggcttgtttcccgcgCGATCGAACACTTCACACATTGGTCATTCACCTAAAATGGGCTGGGCGCGTGAAAGGTCAAAGCGGCCTATCGCACAAGCCATCATTGCTCAGTAGCTCAGACGGCTCAGTTCGCTCAGTCGCTCGGTAACTCAGGTAACCCGTCAGCGCAGTTTGGAAACTTGCTGAGACTCACCCAGAGTCCCTCCGATTCATCATCTTTTCTCTGAGCCCTGTCCTACTCTTCGGGACAGTAATTTCCTGGCTTGCACTTTGCACTTCGAGTTCGGACAATTTATGCGGAACAATCCGCCATACGGAACAACCTAACGGACTTACGAACACACCtggattctctctctctctccctgctcGCACCAGCGCGCATCAGAAACTACGCACAGCATCACAAAGAGCCAAATGCAAGTATTAACCTTGTTCTACTCGCTGACGTTTAAGCTttaccccttatgaaaattaaggcgACCCTTAGAGATTTTCCTatggtttgtgcagatgttaaGCAATAGTGCTATTGTcaatcttttactctctctctagtttttcagtcttttctttctcatctatgttttatgttattgtatgtgtgtatgtttagTTAGTCGTTGTGTGCACTTCGTTTGTAGTTAATAAACcgtttttgcattttcacaattgaattgtttctgtgttcaatgctcattaaattaaagtcactatttctgccttttgatccaGCTACAAGCTGCGAGTAGCACTGTATATCAGTGAGAAGGTTatttttaaaggccatgaaattaacatttcttagacgttaatatacgattatggatatatcccagctaacagaaaaaagttctaagaacgttccctgaaagttctcaaagttcccaaaaacgttctgccaacgtaaaaagtgtccagttttcttgacgttctaagaacgttttgtGTTGTCacaacgttagaggaatgttacattttaccatttttaaacgttatgacaatgtcatgttttaatgttcacacaatgtttaaaggggtcatattatgagatatttttaatatgtaaaatatatctttggtgtccccagagtgtgtatgtgaagttttagctcaacaTACCCCacatataattaattacagcatgttaaaattgcaaatTTATAtgcctgagcaaaagtgtgctgtttttgggtgtgtcgtttaaaatgcaaatgagcggctgaagtgcaaacactgatcacaatgatggtggtttgctgcaattgaaactcaattgtgctgtcaagtccttcttttctctctcattctctccgcactaaacggcagtgctgtggttggatagtgcagataaagggggcggtgtTATTGTAATTCGCCGtactacctacctcacaaaacaggcgaaatctgaacgacctaatttttcacatgcttgcagaaaatggcttactgaaattaagttactgggttgatctttatcacattttctaggttgatagaagcactggggacccaattatagcacttaaacatgaaaaaagtcaaattttcacgctatgacccctttaaaacaacaactgtttattatattgacttgtttaattgttatgtaaatgatagagaaacattgcattttattattttataaaacattatttctgaatgttcagtaaatatattgctgtagaaacacaattcacttattaggtttagatgttgatgttttgtttaattttaagtcaccattattgtgattagtgtttgttttagatgGACTTTTGACTCTTGACTTTTTATTCGGTAGTTTTTTCTCTTATTTGTGTTAACtcaccacatttgttatgaacgTGTAAAGTTAATAGTGTAGTTCTGTGGTGGTTGGTACACATTGGTAAAGAACATCACCTGgttaatttactaatcaaaagtctattttctgtcaataatgtaaatgagatccagcactttcacagcagtttgtcattaaggagttttagaaactttggaAAAAAATATCCGCTGAAAAATTGGgacgcacaaacatcaagaatcagactatgaatctcaaccatggtgacaaactGGGAGTCCTGAATGGAATTTGTAATTCGTTGATAcccatgcattgcagcatgaagtttttcatttaattgtcaccatggttgagattcatactctgattcttgatgtttgtgcatCCCAATTATAAAGcggatattttttgtccaaagtttctaaaactccttaatgacaaactgctgtgaaacTGCTGGATCTCAAACTTCATTGACAGAAAACAAACTTTTGATAAGTAAATTAAGAACGTGATGATCTTTACTATTATGTATCAAGAACCACAGAATTacactattaactttacatgttcataacaaaAAATGGTGTATTAACACAACGAGGAAAAAACTACAAGCAAAATGTAaagagtcaagagtccaactaaaacaaacactaatcacaataatggtgacttaaaatgaattaaaacatCAACATgtaaacctaataagtgaattgtgtttctacagcaatttatttactgaacattcagaaataatgttttctaacagttttaaaataataaaatgcaatgtttctctatcatttacataaaaattaaacaagtcaataaaataaacagttgttgttttaaacattgtgtgaacattaaaacatgacattgtcataacgtttaaaaatggtaaaaaatgtaacattcctctaacgttgtgacaacacaaaaacgtttTTAGAACGTccagaaaactggacactttttacgTTGGCAGAAAGTTTTTGGGAACTTTGGGatctttcagggaacgttcttagaactttttctgttagctgggatgTTTTTggtggacgaacatattaattaattgttattattaattctgctacgccaggtaaaacctgataaacttgtatagttaattacagttaattatacataatattcccttttgagctaaaatctaagattcccttgggaatTCCCATAGTATTTCGGtcggaggtttatagtgtttcaaataacgttattcccctcctcccgctgaatcgctacaGCTATCTGCAGAGGATGTTGTGGTTTCTGCTTTGTCATCTCATCGAGGGTCTTTACAGATACTGCAGTAATACCACAGTGCATGTAAAAAATCGACATGCTCACACGCAAACACAGACCTCTGTTTACAGTTTGGTGTCTATTTGAATATATGTGATATAGTTTTCATATGTATTTTTAAGCaacatttgtgtgtgtttgttaggGTTGTTTTATCACATGTGTGTTTTTTCTGACTTACCATGTTTAACTTTCAGATGAACCTCTCTATAATCATGATTACGTAAATGGCCTGTCACTACTACACACCAGTATGTGCCTTCATCTGATGGTCTCAGATCAGTGATGGTGACAGTGAAGATGTGGGCTGTTGAGTTGTCAGTCAGATTGAATCGCCTGTCATTAGGCTCTTTTCTGGATTTAACAGGTATGTCTTTGGAAAGTATTGAACACGTCCCTCTGCACAGATACTTCTCATGTTTTTCATATTTAGACTCATATGGGCACTGTATATCAACCTTTCCTCCTTTATTTGCAGTGAAAAACAGGACATCTTTTGTCTCACATTTCACCACTTTTATGCAGATaagaagaaagagagagaaaaagagagagaaatcaTTACCAATTTTGTCTTGAGACTCTTAGGGGCAGAGTTTTGAAAGGAGATGTTTTGTATAGCAACACTCGAACTTGTATGAATCTATTCtaataatcaaataaaaacatgacCGAAAATTGATAGAAACTTACCTGACACGATGATCAGTATGCTAAATACAAGAAATCCATCAGTACAGAACTGAATCATTCTGATCTGTGTGCAATAATG
It includes:
- the LOC135760542 gene encoding uncharacterized protein isoform X1, whose translation is MIQFCTDGFLVFSILIIVSVVKCETKDVLFFTANKGGKVDIQCPYESKYEKHEKYLCRGTCSILSKDIPVKSRKEPNDRRFNLTDNSTAHIFTVTITDLRPSDEGTYWCVVVTGHLRNHDYREVHLKVKHDNGGLLTVITTTTKTTTTISSMSPVSYHYTVNTQTVASSSPPSSPSSSSFCLVSKNSDLPPMISLSVTVILLLLFGLSLFMYRRQRNKKKNHYSSQINSNTPQDCVENNIYVIQSIYEGPHDVKSHSDCCTCSSCVNGNNNLPTNPSETINTVYATVQLPRNPSESNRDIYSLAHLPRKHLG